In Xiphophorus couchianus chromosome 24, X_couchianus-1.0, whole genome shotgun sequence, a single genomic region encodes these proteins:
- the LOC114140414 gene encoding lysine-specific demethylase 6A-like isoform X3, translating to MWSDSAARKRFGASKEAYETLLQTEDLPAQVKATTLQQLGWMHHTVEQLGDKASRDSYAIQCLQKSVEADPNSGQSWYFLGRCYASIGKVQDAFVSYRQSIDKSEASADTWCSIGVLYQQQNQPMDALQAYICAVQLDHSHAAAWMDLGTLYESCNQPHDAIKCYINATRSKGCTNTAALTHRIKCLQAQLSNPQLSSLQGKSKMLPLIEEAWSLPIPAELTSRQGGLSSAPQQACKPNHSAEGGGSGQSLPPHAGALGQAEDQSCPAKRRRAGSPAKNDSWPSNPPQQPSPSWYLSPQKLQMLEQLRGNRGNLKPHELQALEQLEAQLAVMQQHQMRQNASGAPIRPSLPNGPTANTLPSPNPGLHPTRPHLGPPRHFCPPQPQPMANGPVGHLDATSDGRNGSANNQPGPNGDVPYPPAAAAPLPHTCTSTTPQDAAPHLNSSQGLQKECVKHATGSSSEGNPSHPQIPNSTSHPNNQVGHSSNAPSPRQPTHNHLPSPPSLPHSSTSGGAASITKDGDAAGAASHGNGGLDGSAQTSLPPAESEKAQADGLANHVRSEEGDKVADGGEKQSLSADNPRLSATLAVEKGPEESEAPSEGTTSTATGLEPQKKVNNIHPAALPSAPQPQGSSAASSPISAMSTATPSPKSSEHIQTGGQSPPTTTTATSTAATSTTTPAVNGNSKGGISEDSQSPLKAEPPAITGLIATPPHGHNSSSSSSSSSSISIYPSSTDVLKACRNLGKNGLSNSSILLDKCPPPRLPPPPSPALPKDKLNPPTPSIYLENKRDAFFPPLHQFCTNPSNPVTVIRGLAGALKLDLGLFSTKTLVEANPEHPVEVWTQLLQPADENWDPSGTKKMWRCESTRAHTTIAKYAQYQAASFQESLREENEKKALKEPLDTEPSSAESATRKRRGPLKHIKFGTNIDVSDERKWKQQLQELSKLPAFARVVSAGNLLSHVGHTILGMNTVQLYMKVPGSRIPGHQEHNDFCAVNINIGPGDCEWFAVPEAYWGVMSNFCEKNNINFLMGSWWPNLEDLYESDVPVYRFIQRPGDLVWLNTGTIHWVQAIGWCNNIGWNVGPLTAHQYKLAVERYEWNKLQSVKSVVPMVHLSWNMARNIKVSDHKLFEMIKYCLLRTLKQCQWVKEALTSAGKETVLKPRTRDEPAHYCIICEVEVFNLLFVRREPLSKKQCLVHCQDCARKGSAALDDFMVLEQYRMEDLMQVYDQFTLAPPLHSSSS from the exons ATGTGGTCAGATTCAGCCGCGCGT AAGAGATTCGGGGCTTCCAAGGAGGCGTACGAGACCCTCCTGCAGACCGAGGACCTCCCTGCTCAGGTGAAGGCCACCACCCTGCAGCAGTTGG GCTGGATGCACCACACAGTGGAACAGCTGGGGGACAAAGCCAGCAGGGACAGCTATGCCATCCAGTGTCTGCAGAAATCCGTGGAAGCTGACCCCAACTCCGGACAGTCTTGGTACTTCCTTGGCAG GTGCTACGCTAGCATTGGCAAAGTCCAGGATGCCTTCGTCTCTTATCGGCAATCCATAGATAAATCGGAGGCTAGCGCGGATACTTGGTGCTCTATAGG GGTGTTGtaccagcagcagaaccagccaATGGACGCCCTGCAGGCCTACATTTGCGCCGTGCAGCTGGACCACAGCCACGCCGCCGCCTGGATGGACCTGGGCACTCTGTACGAATCCTGCAACCAGCCGCACGATGCCATCAAGTGCTACATCAACGCCACGCGCAGCAAAGGCTGCACCAACACCGCCGCGCTAACCCACCGCATCAAATGTCTCCAG GCTCAGTTGAGTAACCCCCAGCTCAGTAGCCTACAGGGTAAAAGTAAAATGCTCCCTCTTATTGAGGAGGCATGGAGCCTACCAATCCCAGCTGAGCTAACCTCcaggcagggaggcctgagcaGTGCACCGCAGCAG GCTTGTAAGCCCAATCACAGCGCAGAGGGAGGGGGCTCGGGTCAGTCTCTACCCCCTCATGCAGGCGCGCTGGGCCAAGCGGAGGACCAGTCGTGCCCGGCCAAGAGGAGAAGAGCCGGCAGTCCTGCCAAG AATGACTCATGGCCCAGTAATCCACCACAACAGCCATCACCGAGCTGGTACCTCTCCCCACAGAAATTACAG ATGCTGGAACAGCTGCGTGGTAACCGAGGCAACCTGAAGCCCCATGAGCTACAGGCGTTGGAGCAGCTGGAGGCTCAGCTTGCAGTAATGCAGCAGCACCAG ATGAGGCAGAATGCATCGGGAGCTCCGATTCGTCCCTCCCTTCCTAACGGCCCCACCGCTAACACTCTCCCCTCTCCTAACCCCGGCCTCCACCCCACGCGGCCCCACCTGGGCCCACCCCGCCATTTCTGCCCGCCTCAGCCACAGCCGATGGCCAACGGGCCAGTCGGGCACTTGGACGCCACGAGCGACGGTCGCAACGGCAGCGCTAATAATCAGCCGGGACCCAACGGAGACGTGCCTTACCCGCCAGCCGCCGCAGCACCGCTACCTCACACCTGCACAAGCACGACGCCACAGGACGCGGCGCCGCACCTAAATTCCTCTCAG GGGCTTCAGAAGGAGTGTGTTAAACATGCGACAGGCTCAAGCAGTGAGGGGAATCCCTCTCACCCCCAGATTCCCAACTCCACTAGTCACCCCAACAATCAGGTTGGACATTCCAGTAATGCCCCGTCGCCACGGCAGCCGACTCACAACCACCTCCCCTCCCCGCCGTCGCTCCCTCACTCCTCTACCTCAGGCGGTGCCGCGTCCATTACCAAAGACGGCGACGCCGCTGGCGCCGCGTCCCACGGCAACGGGGGCTTAGACGGCTCGGCGCAAACGTCACTCCCGCCTGCCGAGAGCGAGAAGGCGCAGGCGGACGGACTGGCCAATCACGTCCGCTCTGAAGAGGGAGACAAGGTGGCGGATGGTGGCGAGAAGCAAAGCCTTAGCGCAGACAATCCCAGGCTGTCCGCCACCCTGGCGGTGGAAAAGGGTCCCGAGGAGAGCGAGGCGCCGTCAGAGGGCACGACATCCACAGCGACGGGGCTGGAGCCCCAGAAGAAGGTGAACAACATCCACCCGGCCGCTCTGCCCTCTGCCCCCCAGCCGCAGGGCAGCTCAGCCGCCTCCTCCCCCATTTCCGCCATGTCTACCGCCACGCCGTCGCCCAAATCCTCTGAACACATCCAAACAGGGGGCCAGAGCCCCCCCACAACCACTACCGCCACGTCCACCGCCGCTACGTCCACAACCACGCCTGCCGTCAACGGCAACAGCAAAGGAGGCATCTCCGAGGACTCTCAAAGCCCCCTTAAGGCCGAGCCTCCCGCCATCACAGGTCTCATAGCAACGCCGCCACACGGACACAACTCGTCCTCATCCTCGTCTTCGTCTTCTTCTATTTCCATCTATCCCAGCTCCACAGACGTGCTGAAAGCCTGCAG AAACCTGGGGAAGAACGGCCTTTCCAACAGCAGCATCCTCCTCGATAAGTGCCCCCCGCCCCGACTGCCGCCCCCGCCGTCGCCGGCCCTGCCCAAAGACAAGCTCAACCCTCCCACTCCCAGCATCTAC cTGGAGAACAAAAGGGATGCTTTTTTCCCGCCGCTGCACCAGTTCTGCACAAACCCCTCCAACCCGGTTACCGTCATCAGAGGCCTGGCTGGAGCTCTCAAACTGG ATCTCGGCTTGTTCTCCACCAAGACGCTGGTGGAGGCCAACCCAGAGCACCCGGTAGAGGTCTGgactcagctgctgcagcccGCCGACGAGAACTGGGACCCGAGCGGCACCAAGAAGATGTGGCGCTGCGAGAGCACCCGCGCTCACACCACCATCGCCAAATACGCGCAGTATCAGGCCGCCTCCTTCCAGGAGTCCCTCAGG GAGGAGAATGAAAAGAAGGCACTAAAGGAACCTTTGGACACAGAGCCATCATCTGCAGAGAg tgcaACACGAAAAAGAAGAGGGCccttaaaacacatcaaatttgGAACCAACATTGACGTCTCTGACGAAAGGAA GtggaaacagcagctgcaggagctCAGCAAGCTGCCGGCCTTCGCGCGGGTGGTGTCTGCCGGCAACCTGCTGAGCCACGTGGGCCACACCATCCTGGGCATGAACACGGTGCAGCTGTACATGAAGGTTCCCGGCAGCAGGATCCCGGGCCACCAAGAGCACAACGACTTCTGCGCCGTCAACATCAACATCGGGCCCGGCGACTGCGAGTGGTTCGCCGTGCCGGAGGCCTACTGGGGCGTGATGAGCAACTTCTGCGAGAA GAACAACATCAACTTCCTGATGGGATCGTGGTGGCCCAATCTGGAGGACCTGTACGAGTCGGACGTGCCGGTTTACCGCTTCATCCAGCGTCCGGGCGACTTGGTGTGGCTCAACACGGGGACCATCCACTGGGTGCAGGCCATCGGCTGGTGCAACAACATCGGCTGGAACGTCGGACCTCTCACCG CCCACCAGTACAAGCTGGCCGTGGAGCGTTACGAGTGGAACAAGCTCCAGAGCGTCAAGTCTGTGGTTCCCATGGTGCACCTCTCCTGGAACATGGCGCGGAACATCAAAGTGTCCGACCACAAGCTGTTTGAGATGATCAA GTACTGCTTGCTGCGGACGTTGAAGCAGTGCCAGTGGGTGAAGGAGGCGTTGACGTCGGCCGGGAAGGAGACGGTGCTGAAGCCGAGGACGAGGGACGAGCCGGCGCACTACTGCATTATCTGCGAG GTGGAGGTGTTCAACCTGCTGTTTGTGCGCCGCGAGCCCCTGTCCAAGAAGCAGTGCCTGGTCCACTGCCAGGACTGCGCCAGGAAGGGCAGCGCGGCGCTCGACGACTTCATGGTGCTGGAGCAGTACAGGATGGAGGACTTGATGCAGGTCTACGACCAGTTCACACTA